The following are encoded together in the Vigna unguiculata cultivar IT97K-499-35 chromosome 2, ASM411807v1, whole genome shotgun sequence genome:
- the LOC114174325 gene encoding protein ALTERED XYLOGLUCAN 4-like isoform X2, with translation MREKGYVCDTPCDYSNGRWVRDKRDPLYNGTTCATIKESQNCIINGRQDSSYLYWRWKPNQCHLPRFEPNTFLQLIVNKHLAFVGDSLARNQIESLLCLLSTVSAPKRVHHKGSRRWYFASHNASVSLYWSPFLVQGVQRSNTGPLHNIVHLDRNEKWAKDVHEMDLIVLSVGNWFLVPSVFYEGGKVLGCLNCEGLGYTDIGFYGPLRKALRATLSSIIEKKGGKGNGVNVIVRTFSPSHFDGDWDKEGTCSKTRPYMKEMKVGEVDEEIRRIEMEEVENAKVKAKEFGGFSLEALDVTKLSWLRPDGHPGAYMNHFPFGPGHVQNDCVHWCLPGPIDSWNEILLEMMKSQECRLSLVNLSSSH, from the exons ATGAGAG AGAAGGGCTATGTTTGTGATACTCCATGTGACTACTCTAATGGCAGATGGGTCCGCGACAAGAGAGACCCTTTGTATAATGGCACAACCTGTGCGACAATCAAAGAAAGCCAGAATTGCATCATCAATGGGAGGCAAGACTCTAGCTACCTTTACTGGAGATGGAAACCAAATCAATGTCATCTTCCAAGGTTTGAGCCCAACACTTTTCTTCAACTCATTGTCAACAAGCATCTTGCTTTTGTTGGGGACTCTCTGGCTAGGAACCAAATAGAGTCCCTTCTTTGCTTGTTATCCACCGTTTCAGCACCCAAACGTGTCCACCACAAAGGGTCTCGGCGGTGGTACTTTGCTTCTCACAATGCAAGCGTGTCCCTCTATTGGTCCCCATTTCTTGTGCAAGGAGTTCAAAGATCAAACACAGGGCCACTTCATAACATAGTCCATTTGGATCGTAACGAGAAGTGGGCAAAGGATGTGCATGAAATGGACTTGATTGTGCTATCAGTTGGAAATTGGTTTTTGGTTCCTTCAGTTTTCTATGAGGGTGGTAAGGTTTTAGGTTGCTTAAACTGTGAAGGTCTTGGGTACACTGATATTGGATTTTATGGTCCACTAAGAAAGGCTCTGAGGGCTACTCTTAGTAGCATAATAGAGAAGAAAGGTGGTAAAGGAAATGGTGTTAATGTGATTGTGAGAACATTCTCACCTTCCCATTTTGATGGTGATTGGGATAAGGAGGGTACTTGTTCAAAGACCAGACCTTACATGAAGGAGATGAAAGTTGGAGAAGTGGATGAAGAGATAAGAAGGATTGAGATGGAAGAAGTGGAAAATGCTAAGGTAAAAGCGAAAGAGTTTGGAGGGTTTAGTTTGGAGGCACTTGATGTAACAAAATTATCATGGTTGAGACCAGATGGGCATCCAGGAGCTTATATGAATCATTTTCCATTTGGTCCTGGGCATGTGCAGAATGATTGTGTTCATTGGTGCTTGCCAGGACCTATAGATTCGTGGAATGAGATCTTGCTGGAGATGATGAAAAGCCAAGAGTGCAGATTATCACTTGTTAATTTATCATCATCACACTAA
- the LOC114173355 gene encoding probable serine/threonine-protein kinase PBL28 yields MPFGLVSAWNKRRRSKSQEHTDPWVYKPAQLWQLEDQTPRPTKRLHGSSVFTLKEMEEATCSFSDENLLGKGGFGKVYRGTLRSGEVVAIKKMELPAIKAAEGEREFRVEVDILSRLDHPNLVSLIGYCADGKHRFLVYEYMRNGNLQDHLNGIGERNMDWPRRLQVALGAAKGLAYLHSSSDVGIPIVHRDFKSTNILLDDNFEAKISDFGLAKLMPEGQETHVTARVLGTFGYFDPEYTSTGKLTLQSDVYAFGVVLLELLTGRRAVDLNQGPNDQNLVLQVRNILNDRKKLRKVIDPEMARNSYTIQSIVMFANLASRCVRTESNERPSMAECVKELLTIIYTNSKGLGMVMHTLRMI; encoded by the exons ATGCCATTTGGTTTGGTCTCAGCCTGGAACAAGCGCCGGAGAAGCAAATCTCAAGAGCACACAGATCCCT GGGTTTACAAACCTGCACAGCTTTGGCAACTTGAAGATCAGACACCACGACCTACAAAAAGGCTACATGGATCATCTGTTTTCACACTCAAGGAGATGGAAGAGGCAACATGTTCATTCAGTGATGAGAATCTGCTTGGAAAAGGAGGATTCGGCAAAGTCTACCGAGGCACATTGCGGTCGGGAGAG GTTGTAGCAATCAAGAAAATGGAGTTGCCAGCAATTAAAGCAGCAGAGGGGGAGCGTGAGTTCCGAGTCGAAGTTGACATCTTAAGCAGACTTGACCACCCAAATCTTGTTTCTTTGATAGGCTACTGTGCTGATGGAAAGCATAGATTCCTAGTATATGAATATATGCGTAATGGAAACCTGCAAGATCATTTGAATG GAATTGGGGAAAGAAACATGGATTGGCCTCGAAGACTCCAAGTTGCACTGGGAGCTGCAAAAGGGCTTGCTTATCTTCATTCAAGTTCTGATGTTGGAATTCCAATTGTTCATAGGGATTTCAAATCGACCAATATTCTCTTAGATGACAACTTTGAAGCAAAG ATATCTGATTTTGGTCTCGCCAAGTTAATGCCAGAAGGACAAGAAACACATGTGACTGCCAGAGTACTTGGTACCTTTGGCTATTTTGATCCTGAGTATACATCG ACTGGAAAACTCACTCTACAAAGTGATGTTTATGCTTTTGGTGTTGTTCTTTTGGAGCTTTTGACTGGACGCCGGGCAGTGGATCTAAACCAAGGTCCCAACGATCAAAACCTTGTACTACAG GTGAGGAACATACTGAATGACCGCAAGAAGCTTCGTAAGGTGATAGATCCAGAGATGGCTCGAAATTCTTACACCATTCAGTCTATAGTCATGTTTGCCAATCTGGCATCAAGATGTGTTCGAACTGAGAGTAATGAGAGACCGTCAATGGCAGAATGTGTAAAAGAACTCCTAACGATTATCTATACAAATTCAAAAGGCTTGGGTATGGTTATGCATACTTTGAGAATGATCTAG
- the LOC114174325 gene encoding protein ALTERED XYLOGLUCAN 4-like isoform X1, which translates to MRGANSIKDQSLIKRLLPCTLHILLPIPLLPIILLSLYFYPFSLPSSPPTKLSPPSSTFTPLLPSAEKGYVCDTPCDYSNGRWVRDKRDPLYNGTTCATIKESQNCIINGRQDSSYLYWRWKPNQCHLPRFEPNTFLQLIVNKHLAFVGDSLARNQIESLLCLLSTVSAPKRVHHKGSRRWYFASHNASVSLYWSPFLVQGVQRSNTGPLHNIVHLDRNEKWAKDVHEMDLIVLSVGNWFLVPSVFYEGGKVLGCLNCEGLGYTDIGFYGPLRKALRATLSSIIEKKGGKGNGVNVIVRTFSPSHFDGDWDKEGTCSKTRPYMKEMKVGEVDEEIRRIEMEEVENAKVKAKEFGGFSLEALDVTKLSWLRPDGHPGAYMNHFPFGPGHVQNDCVHWCLPGPIDSWNEILLEMMKSQECRLSLVNLSSSH; encoded by the exons ATGAGAGGTGCAAACTCAATCAAAGATCAATCCCTCATCAAGAGACTACTTCCTTGTACACTCCATATTTTACTCCCCATACCTCTGCTACCTATAATTCTACTCTCTCTTTACTTTTACCCTTTTTCTCTTCCTTCATCTCCACCAACTAAGctttctcctccttcttctaCCTTCACTCCTCTTCTCCCTTCTgcag AGAAGGGCTATGTTTGTGATACTCCATGTGACTACTCTAATGGCAGATGGGTCCGCGACAAGAGAGACCCTTTGTATAATGGCACAACCTGTGCGACAATCAAAGAAAGCCAGAATTGCATCATCAATGGGAGGCAAGACTCTAGCTACCTTTACTGGAGATGGAAACCAAATCAATGTCATCTTCCAAGGTTTGAGCCCAACACTTTTCTTCAACTCATTGTCAACAAGCATCTTGCTTTTGTTGGGGACTCTCTGGCTAGGAACCAAATAGAGTCCCTTCTTTGCTTGTTATCCACCGTTTCAGCACCCAAACGTGTCCACCACAAAGGGTCTCGGCGGTGGTACTTTGCTTCTCACAATGCAAGCGTGTCCCTCTATTGGTCCCCATTTCTTGTGCAAGGAGTTCAAAGATCAAACACAGGGCCACTTCATAACATAGTCCATTTGGATCGTAACGAGAAGTGGGCAAAGGATGTGCATGAAATGGACTTGATTGTGCTATCAGTTGGAAATTGGTTTTTGGTTCCTTCAGTTTTCTATGAGGGTGGTAAGGTTTTAGGTTGCTTAAACTGTGAAGGTCTTGGGTACACTGATATTGGATTTTATGGTCCACTAAGAAAGGCTCTGAGGGCTACTCTTAGTAGCATAATAGAGAAGAAAGGTGGTAAAGGAAATGGTGTTAATGTGATTGTGAGAACATTCTCACCTTCCCATTTTGATGGTGATTGGGATAAGGAGGGTACTTGTTCAAAGACCAGACCTTACATGAAGGAGATGAAAGTTGGAGAAGTGGATGAAGAGATAAGAAGGATTGAGATGGAAGAAGTGGAAAATGCTAAGGTAAAAGCGAAAGAGTTTGGAGGGTTTAGTTTGGAGGCACTTGATGTAACAAAATTATCATGGTTGAGACCAGATGGGCATCCAGGAGCTTATATGAATCATTTTCCATTTGGTCCTGGGCATGTGCAGAATGATTGTGTTCATTGGTGCTTGCCAGGACCTATAGATTCGTGGAATGAGATCTTGCTGGAGATGATGAAAAGCCAAGAGTGCAGATTATCACTTGTTAATTTATCATCATCACACTAA
- the LOC114174575 gene encoding protein ALTERED XYLOGLUCAN 4-like has product MITYLVGEVVVAVLESHLEVKESSFRSEGGVSGKLLQFKSLYFVFLMAVDEKLCDYSNGKWVRTKRDPLYNGTTCVKIHKTQNCLSNGRPDPGFLHWRWKPSECDLPRFDPNTFLDLISNKHVAFVGDSLSRNHLDSLLCMLSTVSNPESVRHKGSHWWLFRSHNAILSRYWSPFLVERKIPGPLYNTVYLDRVNTRWAF; this is encoded by the exons atgatcacctatttggTGGGAGAAGTGGTGGTTGCAGTTTTAGAGTCACATCTAGAGGTTAAGGAGTCATCTTTTAGGTCGGAAGGAGGTGTTAGTGGAAAGCTGTT GCAATTTAAGtcactatattttgtttttctaatggCAGTAGATGAGAAGCTATGTGATTACTCCAATGGCAAATGGGTTCGTACGAAAAGAGACCCTTTGTACAATGGTACCACCTGtgttaaaattcataaaacccAGAACTGTTTATCCAATGGAAGGCCTGATCCGGGGTTCCTTCACTGGAGATGGAAGCCAAGTGAGTGCGATCTTCCAAGGTTTGATCCAAACACTTTTCTCGATCTCATAAGCAACAAGCATGTGGCCTTTGTCGGGGATTCATTGTCCAGGAACCACCTAGACTCACTTCTTTGCATGTTGTCTACTGTTTCAAACCCAGAAAGTGTTCGCCACAAAGGTTCTCATTGGTGGCTGTTTCGTTCTCACAACGCAATCTTGTCCCGCTATTGGTCTCCGTTTCTTGTTGAAAGAAAAATCCCAGGACCACTTTATAACACCGTGTATTTGGATCGTGTTAATACGAGGTGGGCATTTTAG
- the LOC114173356 gene encoding uncharacterized protein LOC114173356 — protein MAVPSSLFSLSFPFDPQIQIQNLSFSLSLPSHFSLFSSTKPRFPAFKLSSSHSSSSPLTTTFLTDDDLRRLNSLESFLYRRELPSGSLSVRLMRPHETRSTVLLLAHSFAESLLIPAAYVNLLAFLINQYLIQRLTLLPNTATLVAFYTQTPSPPTADSKEDEEEPLQEDEGAPLAGTVEICFNKRGANASVPTPTPPRDSPYICNMAVEKSLRRRGIGWHLLKASEELISQMSSSKEVYLHCRMIDEAPFKMYTKADYKVVKTDSILVLLMLQRRKHLMCKELPLSSMTSESDLSEYDEQKTI, from the exons ATGGCAGTTCCATCGTCACTGTTTTCCCTCTCATTCCCCTTCGACCCTCAAATCCAAATCCAAaacctctctttctctctctctctgcctTCGCACTTCTCTCTCTTCTCCTCCACCAAACCCCGTTTCCCCGCTTTCAAACTCTCCTCTTCCCACTCTTCCTCCTCCCCTCTCACCACCACCTTCCTCACCGACGACGACCTCCGCCGCCTCAACTCCCTCGAATCCTTCCTCTACCGCCGCGAACTCCCCTCCGGCTCCCTCTCCGTCCGCCTCATGCGCCCCCACGAGACCCGTTCCACCGTTCTCCTCCTCGCCCACTCCTTCGCCGAGTCCTTGCTCATTCCCGCCGCTTACGTCAACCTCCTCGCTTTCCTCATCAACCAGTACCTCATCCAACGCCTGACGCTCCTGCCCAACACCGCCACGCTCGTCGCTTTCTACACTCAAACACCATCGCCACCTACTGCTGATTCTAAAGAAGACGAGGAAGAACCACTACAAGAAGACGAAGGAGCGCCCTTGGCTGGAACTGTCGAGATCTGTTTCAACAAAAGAGGCGCCAATGCTTCCGTTCCCACGCCCACCCCTCCGAGGGATTCGCCCTACATTTGTAACATGGCCGTGGAAAAGTCTCTCAGGAG GAGGGGCATTGGCTGGCATCTTCTAAAGGCAAGTGAGGAATTAATTTCTCAGATGAGTTCCTCAAAAGAGGTTTACTTGCATTGCAGAATGATTGATGAAGCTCCATTTAAAATGTACACAAAAGCAGATTACAAAGTTGTAAAGACAGATAGTATTTTAGTCCTGCTGATGTTGCAGAGACGCAAGCACTTGATGTGCAAGGAACTCCCTCTTTCAAGTATGACTTCAGAATCAGATCTGTCAGAGTATGATGAACAAAAGACTATATGA
- the LOC114169684 gene encoding protein ALTERED XYLOGLUCAN 4-like has product MITATNKNYTVFLRSSLLKTPEGEGEKHKARRKGLNMGTIDLFNRDKSLFLMKKLLPWTLCVLLPVSFFYPLPFSPSPNPHLPLSTNNTITYPSSLSASASASPPSSAEREKANETRCDYFNGEWVSDSRGPLYNDTTCGTIKEGRNCITHGRTDMEYLKWRWKPVECNLPRFEPQTFLQLIKNKHVAFVGDSMARNQLESLLCMLATASIPKLVYSNKTGKENQFSRWHFPSFKATISLYWSPFLVHGIEKSSTDPNNNLYLDHVDERWARDMDEMDLIVLSFGHWFLIPAVYHEGDSVLGCHYCPGLNHTEIGFYDVLRKALRTTFNSIVDRGTRGRGIDVIVTTFTPHHFEGEWDKAGACPKTKPYRNEEKQLEGMNAEMRKIEIEEVEEAKAKARKRLRLEALDVTKLAFLRPDGHPGPYMNPSPFVNGNARHVQNDCVHWCLPGPIDTWNEILLEMMKNWENQLRSQD; this is encoded by the exons ATGATCACTGCAACAAACAAAAACTACACTGTTTTTCTTCGTTCTTCTCTGCTGAAAACACCAGAAGGAGAAGGGGAAAAGCATAAAGCAAGAAGAAAGGGTTTGAACATGGGAACTATCGACTTATTCAACAGAGACAAATCCCTTTTCCTCATGAAGAAGCTTCTTCCATGGACTCTCTGTGTCCTCCTTCCCGTTTCATTCTTTTACCCTTTACCCTTTTCTCCATCTCCTAATCCTCATCTTCCTCTTTCCACCAACAACACCATCACGTACCCTTCTTCTCTTTCTGCTTCTGCTTCTGCTTCTCCACCTTCTTCTGCAG AAAGGGAAAAAGCTAATGAGACAAGATGTGACTATTTCAATGGTGAATGGGTGAGTGACAGTAGGGGTCCTTTGTACAATGATACAACATGTGGTACTATCAAAGAGGGAAGGAACTGCATAACACATGGAAGGACTGACATGGAATATCTAAAATGGAGATGGAAACCAGTTGAGTGCAATCTTCCAAGGTTTGAGCCTCAAACTTTTCTCCAACTAATTAAGAACAAGCATGTAGCTTTTGTGGGGGATTCTATGGCAAGGAACCAATTAGAGTCCCTTCTTTGCATGTTAGCCACTGCTTCAATTCCTAAACTTGTCTACAGCAATAAAACTGGAAAGGAAAACCAGTTCAGCAGGTGGCACTTTCCCTCATTCAAAGCAACAATTTCCTTGTATTGGTCCCCTTTTCTTGTGCATGGCATTGAAAAATCAAGCACTGACCCTAATAACAACTTGTACTTGGATCATGTGGATGAGAGATGGGCAAGGGACATGGATGAAATGGACTTGATTGTGTTATCATTTGGGCACTGGTTTTTGATTCCAGCAGTGTACCATGAGGGAGATTCAGTCTTAGGTTGTCATTACTGTCCTGGTCTTAATCACACAGAGATTGGTTTCTATGATGTGTTGAGAAAAGCCCTGAGGACCACCTTTAACAGCATTGTTGATAGAGGAACTAGAGGCAGAGGAATTGATGTGATTGTGACAACATTTACACCACACCATTTTGAAGGAGAGTGGGATAAGGCTGGTGCTTGTCCAAAGACTAAGCCTTATAGGAATGAGGAGAAGCAACTTGAAGGAATGAATGCTGAGATGAGAAAGATTGAGATTGAAGAAGTGGAAGAAGCCAAGGCAAAAGCCAGAAAAAGGTTAAGGTTGGAGGCATTGGATGTGACCAAGTTAGCATTTTTGAGACCAGATGGGCATCCAGGTCCTTATATGAACCCTTCACCATTTGTTAATGGGAATGCAAGGCATGTGCAGAATGATTGTGTTCATTGGTGCTTGCCTGGACCTATAGACACATGGAATGAGATTCTTCTGGAGATGATGAAGAACTGGGAAAATCAATTAAGGAGTCAAGACTGA
- the LOC114173764 gene encoding protein ALTERED XYLOGLUCAN 4-like produces the protein MGITSPFKDQSLSITKRLLPWTLYALLPIALLRLYFYPLPFPASPETELPSSTPITIISHSSLSASAPSSPEKEKTYETPCDFFDGKWIRDKRGPLYNGTTCGTIKEGQNCIAHGRPDSGYLYWRWKPSQCKLPRFEPQTFLQLIKNKHVAFVGDSMARNQLESLLCMLATASTPNLVYRNGEDNKFRKWHFPSHNVSVSLYWSPFLVQGVEKSNTGPNHNKLYLDHVDERWARDMDQMDLIVLSIGHWFLHPAVYYEGSSVLGCHYCPGLNHTEIGFYDVLRKALRTTLNSIIDRRGSKGYGTDIIVTTFSPAHFEGEWDKAGACPKTKPYRKGEKQVEGMDSDMRRIEIEEVEDAKTKANNFGGVIRLEALDVTKLALLRPDGHPGPYMYPFPFANGHQERVQNDCVHWCLPGPIDTWNEIFLEFMKKWGEEPRIEE, from the exons ATGGGAATCACAAGCCCATTCAAAGACCAATCCTTGTCCATAACCAAGAGACTTCTTCCATGGACCCTTTATGCTCTTCTTCCCATAGCTCTGCTTCGCTTATACTTCTACCCTCTACCCTTCCCTGCATCTCCAGAAACTGAGCTTCCCAGCTCCACCCCAATCACCATCATCTCCCACTCTTCTCTTTCTGCTTCTGCACCTTCTTCTCCAG AAAAGGAGAAAACTTATGAGACCCCATGTGATTTCTTTGATGGCAAATGGATCCGTGACAAGAGAGGTCCTTTGTACAACGGTACAACTTGTGGTACAATCAAAGAAGGCCAGAATTGCATAGCACATGGAAGACCTGACTCTGGCTATCTTTACTGGAGATGGAAACCAAGTCAATGCAAACTTCCAAGGTTTGAGCCTCAAACTTTTCTCCAACTTATTAAGAACAAGCATGTAGCTTTTGTGGGGGACTCTATGGCAAGGAACCAATTAGAGTCCCTTCTTTGCATGTTGGCCACTGCTTCAACCCCTAACCTTGTCTACCGGAATGGTGAGGATAACAAATTTCGGAAGTGGCATTTTCCTTCTCACAATGTGAGTGTCTCATTGTACTGGTCCCCATTTCTTGTGCAAGGTGTTGAAAAGTCAAACACAGGGCCAAATCATAATAAGTTGTATTTGGATCATGTTGATGAGAGGTGGGCAAGGGATATGGATCAAATGGACCTGATTGTGTTGTCAATTGGGCACTGGTTTTTGCACCCTGCAGTGTACTATGAGGGGAGTTCAGTCCTAGGTTGTCATTACTGTCCTGGCCTAAACCACACTGAAATTGGGTTTTATGATGTGTTAAGAAAAGCCCTAAGGACTACCCTCAATAGCATAATTGATAGGAGAGGAAGTAAGGGCTATGGAACTGATATAATTGTGACAACATTTTCACCTGCACATTTTGAAGGTGAATGGGATAAGGCTGGTGCTTGTCCAAAGACAAAGCCTTATAGAAAAGGGGAGAAGCAAGTTGAAGGGATGGATTCTGATATGAGAAGGATTGAGATTGAAGAAGTGGAAGATGCCAAGACAAAAGCTAATAACTTTGGAGGGGTTATTAGGTTGGAGGCATTGGATGTAACAAAATTAGCACTATTGAGACCAGATGGCCACCCTGGTCCCTATATGTATCCCTTTCCATTTGCTAATGGGCATCAAGAGCGTGTGCAGAATGATTGTGTTCACTGGTGCTTGCCAGGGCCTATTGACACATGGAATGAGATTTTTCTGGAGTTTATGAAGAAGTGGGGGGAAGAACCTAGGATTGAAGAGTGA